In Streptomyces sp. SID8374, one genomic interval encodes:
- a CDS encoding SDR family oxidoreductase, whose translation MTPPTTGRLCAGRVVAVTGAGRGLGRAHALAFAAEGAAVVVNDLGVGPGGDGSSAGPARRVVEEIVAGGGEAVVHDGDIATTEGAASLVTTALDAFGRLDTLVNNAGFLRDRMLVNLDEDDWDAVMRVHLKGHFLPLKHAAAHWRSEAKAGRPPVARVINTSSGAGLLGSVGQGNYAAAKAGIVALTLVAAAELGRYGVQVNALAPAARTRMTEQTFAATMAAPGEGKFDAMAPENVSPLVVWLGSASSDGVTGRVFEAEAGRITVMEGWRPGPTDDRGARRSPAEAGKAVRRLLADAEVPQRVYGAS comes from the coding sequence ATGACGCCACCCACCACCGGACGGCTCTGCGCCGGCCGGGTCGTCGCCGTCACCGGCGCCGGACGCGGCCTCGGCCGGGCCCACGCGCTCGCCTTCGCCGCCGAAGGGGCGGCGGTTGTGGTCAACGACCTGGGCGTCGGGCCCGGCGGCGACGGCAGCTCGGCCGGGCCCGCCCGCCGGGTCGTCGAGGAGATCGTGGCCGGGGGCGGGGAAGCGGTCGTCCACGACGGTGACATCGCCACCACCGAGGGCGCCGCCTCCCTGGTCACCACCGCCCTGGACGCCTTCGGCCGCCTCGACACCCTGGTCAACAACGCGGGCTTCCTGCGCGACCGGATGCTCGTCAACCTGGACGAGGACGACTGGGACGCCGTGATGCGCGTCCACCTCAAGGGCCACTTCCTGCCCCTGAAACACGCCGCCGCGCACTGGCGGTCCGAGGCCAAGGCGGGCCGCCCGCCCGTCGCCCGGGTGATCAACACCAGCTCCGGCGCCGGCCTCCTCGGCAGCGTCGGCCAGGGCAACTACGCGGCCGCCAAAGCCGGGATCGTCGCCCTCACCCTGGTCGCGGCCGCCGAACTGGGCCGGTACGGAGTCCAGGTCAACGCCCTCGCCCCGGCCGCCCGGACCCGGATGACCGAGCAGACCTTCGCCGCGACGATGGCGGCCCCGGGGGAGGGGAAGTTCGACGCGATGGCCCCCGAGAACGTCTCGCCCCTCGTCGTCTGGCTCGGTTCCGCTTCGAGCGACGGGGTGACCGGCCGCGTCTTCGAGGCCGAGGCGGGCCGCATCACCGTCATGGAGGGCTGGCGCCCCGGCCCCACCGACGACCGGGGCGCCCGCAGGTCCCCGGCCGAGGCGGGGAAGGCGGTCCGCCGGCTGCTGGCGGACGCGGAGGTCCCGCAGCGGGTGTACGGGGCGTCGTAG
- a CDS encoding ankyrin repeat domain-containing protein, with the protein MTNEPIRDEPSLFDALYEDENAVVRALRAGAQAEASDEEGTTALYLAAVQDLPEAVRLLLAAGADPNRASGPEAGDLPLCGAACGGHTEVVKALLAAGAQPDLREEFGFTALRWAVGLGHAPTVEVLLAGGADPLLPGPQGEPMLVLAAQRGSLRTVRALLEHGAGAPGQEAVAGVALAEARRLAGLDQEQELLRQLEETYGPGLDAVVRRDLVDGEETVTVELLRDGEPMAGVDRHTGHAEIAALLREAAAGTPSVPQG; encoded by the coding sequence ATGACGAACGAGCCGATCAGGGACGAACCAAGCCTGTTCGATGCGCTGTACGAGGATGAGAACGCTGTCGTACGGGCGCTGCGCGCGGGTGCGCAGGCCGAGGCGAGTGACGAGGAGGGCACGACGGCGCTCTATCTGGCAGCGGTCCAGGACCTGCCGGAAGCGGTACGGCTGCTGCTCGCGGCGGGCGCCGATCCCAACCGGGCCAGCGGCCCCGAGGCGGGCGACCTGCCGCTGTGCGGGGCCGCGTGCGGCGGGCACACCGAGGTGGTGAAGGCGCTGCTGGCCGCCGGGGCGCAGCCGGATCTGCGCGAGGAGTTCGGGTTCACGGCGCTGCGCTGGGCGGTGGGTCTCGGCCACGCCCCGACGGTGGAGGTGCTGCTCGCCGGGGGCGCGGACCCGTTGCTGCCCGGCCCGCAGGGCGAACCGATGCTGGTCCTGGCGGCGCAGCGCGGCTCGCTGCGGACGGTGCGGGCGCTGCTGGAGCACGGGGCGGGAGCGCCGGGGCAGGAGGCGGTGGCCGGGGTGGCGCTGGCCGAGGCGCGGCGGCTGGCCGGTCTCGACCAGGAGCAGGAGCTGCTGCGGCAGTTGGAGGAGACGTACGGCCCCGGCCTCGACGCGGTGGTCCGGCGGGACCTGGTCGACGGCGAGGAGACGGTGACCGTGGAGCTGCTGCGGGACGGGGAGCCGATGGCGGGGGTGGACCGGCACACGGGACACGCGGAGATCGCGGCGCTGCTCCGGGAGGCTGCGGCGGGCACGCCTTCCGTTCCGCAGGGGTGA
- a CDS encoding CoA transferase subunit A, giving the protein MTPEEVVARLHSGMTIGIGGWGSRRKPMALVRALLRSPVTDLTVVSYGGPDIGLLAAAGRIARLVTAFVTLDSIPLEPHYRAARQRGAFALTEIDEAMFMWGLHAAANRLPFLPVRAGLGSDVMRVNPELRTVTSPYEDGEEFVAAPALRMDAALVHLNRADRLGNGQYLGPDPYFDDLFCEAADEAYVSCERLVETAELTGESGAAPQTLLVQRHSVTGVVETPGGAHFTSCVPDHPRDEPFQKAYAAAAADPAAWAEFSARFLPPDGDEKGYQQAVRTWHEEQE; this is encoded by the coding sequence ATGACGCCCGAGGAGGTCGTCGCCCGGCTGCACAGCGGCATGACGATCGGCATCGGCGGCTGGGGGTCGCGTCGCAAACCCATGGCTCTGGTAAGGGCGTTGCTACGCTCGCCCGTCACCGATCTGACGGTGGTCTCCTACGGCGGCCCGGACATCGGACTGCTCGCCGCCGCCGGCCGGATCGCCCGCCTGGTGACGGCGTTCGTGACCCTCGACTCCATCCCGCTGGAGCCGCACTACCGGGCGGCCCGGCAGCGCGGGGCGTTCGCGCTGACGGAGATCGACGAGGCGATGTTCATGTGGGGGCTGCACGCCGCAGCCAACCGGCTGCCGTTCCTGCCGGTGCGGGCGGGGCTCGGCTCGGACGTGATGCGGGTCAACCCCGAGCTGCGCACGGTGACTTCACCGTACGAGGACGGCGAGGAGTTCGTCGCGGCGCCGGCCCTGCGCATGGACGCGGCGCTGGTCCACCTGAACCGGGCGGACCGGCTGGGCAACGGCCAATACCTGGGCCCCGACCCGTACTTCGACGATCTGTTCTGCGAGGCGGCGGACGAGGCGTACGTCTCCTGCGAACGCCTGGTGGAGACGGCGGAGCTGACGGGTGAGTCCGGCGCGGCACCCCAAACCCTCCTCGTCCAGCGGCACTCCGTAACGGGAGTCGTCGAGACCCCGGGCGGTGCGCACTTCACCTCGTGCGTCCCCGACCACCCGCGCGACGAGCCGTTCCAGAAGGCGTACGCGGCCGCTGCGGCGGATCCTGCGGCCTGGGCCGAGTTCAGCGCGCGCTTCCTGCCTCCGGACGGCGACGAGAAGGGCTACCAGCAGGCGGTCCGCACCTGGCACGAGGAGCAGGAGTGA
- a CDS encoding acetyl-CoA C-acetyltransferase has product MAEAYIVEAVRTPVGRRRGGLGAVHPADLGAHVLRELIARAGVDPAAVEDVVFGCLDTVGPQAGDIARTSWLAAGLPEEVPGVTIDRQCGSSQQAVHFAAQGVLSGTQDLVVAGGTQNMTQIPIAFASRQAAEPLGLTEGPYAGSEGWRARYGDAPVNQFYGAQLIAEKWDISRRDMEEFALTSHRRAVRAIDEGRFARETVAYGDVTTDEGPRRDTTLEKMAVLSPVLPGGTITAACSSQVSDGAAALLIASERAVAEHGLTPRARIHHLSVRGEDPIRMLSAPIPATAYALKKTGLTIDAIDLVEINEAFAPVVLAWLKETGADPERVNVNGGAIALGHPLGATGAKLMTTLLHELERTGGRYGLQTMCEGGGQANVTIVERL; this is encoded by the coding sequence ATGGCCGAGGCCTACATCGTCGAAGCGGTACGGACACCCGTCGGACGGCGCAGGGGCGGCCTCGGGGCCGTCCACCCCGCCGATCTCGGCGCCCATGTGCTGCGGGAGCTGATCGCCCGCGCGGGCGTCGACCCGGCGGCCGTGGAGGACGTCGTCTTCGGCTGCCTGGACACCGTCGGGCCGCAGGCCGGGGACATCGCCCGTACGTCATGGCTGGCCGCCGGGCTGCCCGAGGAGGTGCCGGGCGTCACCATCGACCGGCAGTGCGGCTCCTCGCAGCAGGCCGTCCACTTCGCGGCCCAGGGCGTCCTCTCCGGCACCCAGGACCTCGTCGTGGCGGGCGGCACGCAGAACATGACCCAGATCCCCATCGCCTTCGCCTCCCGCCAGGCCGCCGAACCGCTCGGCCTCACGGAGGGCCCGTACGCGGGCAGCGAGGGCTGGCGCGCCCGGTACGGCGACGCGCCCGTCAACCAGTTTTACGGCGCCCAGCTCATCGCGGAGAAGTGGGACATCAGCCGCCGGGACATGGAGGAGTTCGCCCTCACCTCCCACCGCCGCGCCGTCCGCGCCATCGACGAGGGGCGCTTCGCCCGCGAGACCGTCGCGTACGGGGACGTCACCACGGACGAGGGGCCGCGCCGCGACACGACTCTGGAGAAGATGGCCGTACTGAGCCCCGTCCTGCCCGGTGGCACGATCACCGCCGCCTGCTCCTCGCAGGTCTCCGACGGGGCCGCCGCCCTGCTCATCGCCTCCGAGCGGGCCGTGGCCGAACACGGCCTCACCCCGCGCGCCCGGATCCACCACCTCTCCGTACGGGGCGAGGACCCGATCCGCATGCTCTCCGCGCCGATCCCCGCCACGGCGTACGCCCTCAAGAAGACCGGCCTCACCATCGACGCCATCGACCTCGTCGAGATCAACGAGGCCTTCGCCCCGGTCGTCCTCGCCTGGCTGAAGGAGACCGGCGCGGACCCGGAACGCGTCAACGTCAACGGCGGGGCGATCGCCCTGGGCCATCCTCTCGGCGCGACCGGCGCCAAGCTGATGACCACGCTCCTGCACGAACTGGAACGCACCGGGGGCCGCTACGGGCTCCAGACCATGTGCGAGGGCGGCGGACAGGCCAACGTCACCATCGTCGAACGCCTCTGA
- a CDS encoding cold-shock protein, with the protein MATGTVKWFNSEKGFGFIEQDGGGADVFAHYSNIATQGFRELQEGQKVSFDVTQGQKGPQAENIVPA; encoded by the coding sequence ATGGCTACTGGAACCGTGAAGTGGTTCAACTCGGAAAAGGGCTTCGGCTTCATCGAGCAGGACGGCGGCGGCGCCGACGTCTTCGCCCACTACTCCAACATCGCCACCCAGGGCTTCCGTGAGCTCCAGGAGGGCCAGAAGGTCTCCTTCGACGTCACGCAGGGCCAGAAGGGCCCGCAGGCGGAGAACATCGTCCCGGCCTAA
- a CDS encoding TetR/AcrR family transcriptional regulator yields MPTKKKPQVTPTPERRRELLATAAEVFAAQGYNATTVRRIADEAGMLAGSLYYHFDSKESMIDEILSTFLDELWQGYDAVLAAGLGPRETIEALVTESFREIDRHRPAVAIYQKESKHLATQPRFAYLTDSQAKFEKVWLSTLERGVAAGTFRDDLDIRLTYRFVRDTVWVAASWYRPGGHHSPEEIARQYLSMVLDGIALRT; encoded by the coding sequence GTGCCTACCAAGAAGAAGCCCCAGGTGACCCCCACCCCCGAACGGCGCCGCGAACTCCTCGCCACCGCCGCCGAGGTCTTCGCCGCCCAGGGATACAACGCCACCACCGTCCGCCGCATCGCGGACGAGGCGGGGATGCTCGCCGGCAGCCTCTACTACCACTTCGATTCCAAGGAATCGATGATCGACGAGATCCTCTCCACCTTCCTCGACGAGCTCTGGCAGGGGTATGACGCCGTCCTGGCGGCCGGGCTCGGCCCGCGCGAGACCATCGAGGCACTGGTCACCGAGTCCTTCCGGGAGATCGACCGGCACCGCCCCGCCGTCGCGATCTACCAGAAGGAGTCCAAGCACCTCGCCACCCAGCCGCGCTTCGCCTACCTCACCGACTCGCAGGCGAAGTTCGAGAAGGTCTGGCTCTCCACCCTGGAACGCGGCGTCGCCGCAGGCACCTTCCGCGACGACCTGGACATCCGCCTGACCTACCGCTTCGTCCGCGACACCGTCTGGGTCGCGGCCTCCTGGTACCGGCCCGGCGGACACCACAGCCCCGAAGAGATCGCCCGCCAGTACCTGTCGATGGTGCTGGACGGAATTGCCCTGCGCACCTAG
- a CDS encoding enoyl-CoA hydratase family protein yields MTVSTASPADGIRVVTVDRPPVNALPVQGWYDLADAVRAAGRDPEVRCVVLAAAGRGFNAGVDIKELQRDPGNAALIGVNRGCAEAFEAVYACEVPVVAAVQGFCLGGGIGLVGNADAIVASEDAVFGLPELDRGALGAATHLSRLVPQHLMRTLYYTSRTVTAAELLTHGSVWRVVPPDELLHSAVELATEIASKDGHLLRLAKAALNGIDPVDVRRSYRFEQGFTFEASLAGTADRVRSTFGKEAET; encoded by the coding sequence ATGACTGTCTCCACCGCATCTCCCGCCGACGGCATCCGCGTCGTCACCGTCGACCGGCCACCGGTCAACGCGCTTCCTGTGCAGGGCTGGTACGACCTGGCCGACGCCGTCCGGGCGGCGGGCCGCGACCCGGAGGTGCGGTGCGTCGTCCTGGCCGCCGCCGGGCGGGGCTTCAACGCCGGTGTCGACATCAAGGAGTTGCAGCGCGACCCGGGGAACGCGGCCCTGATCGGCGTCAACCGGGGCTGCGCGGAGGCGTTCGAGGCCGTGTACGCGTGCGAGGTCCCGGTGGTCGCGGCGGTGCAGGGGTTCTGCCTCGGCGGCGGCATCGGCCTCGTCGGGAACGCCGACGCGATCGTGGCGAGCGAGGACGCCGTCTTCGGCCTGCCGGAGCTGGACCGGGGCGCGCTCGGGGCGGCGACGCATCTGTCCCGGCTGGTCCCGCAGCATCTGATGCGGACGCTGTACTACACCTCGCGCACGGTGACAGCGGCCGAGCTACTGACCCACGGTTCGGTCTGGCGGGTCGTGCCGCCGGACGAACTGCTGCACAGCGCAGTGGAGTTGGCGACGGAGATCGCGAGCAAGGACGGCCACCTGCTGCGGCTGGCCAAGGCCGCGCTCAACGGCATCGACCCCGTCGACGTACGGCGCAGCTACCGCTTCGAGCAGGGCTTCACCTTCGAGGCGAGCCTGGCGGGGACCGCCGACCGGGTCCGCTCCACCTTCGGCAAGGAGGCTGAAACGTGA
- a CDS encoding CoA-transferase: MKPPGAVAATRAEYCVIACAEAWRGDGEVLASPMGAVPSVGARLARLTFAPELLLTDGEATIAGPDGEAEGWLPYRRHLTLVTGGRRHVMMGASQIDRFGNQNISCIGDWEQPSRQLLGVRGAPVNTLNNPVSYWIPRHSPRVFVERVDMVCGVGHDRAEAAGPSATRFHRIPRVVSDLGVFDFATPDRSMRLASLHPGVTVDQVREATGFALTVPADVPYTRAPSPAELALIREVIDPSGTRDREVRP, encoded by the coding sequence GTGAAGCCGCCCGGCGCTGTTGCCGCGACCCGTGCCGAATACTGTGTGATCGCCTGCGCGGAGGCCTGGCGCGGCGACGGCGAGGTACTGGCCAGCCCGATGGGGGCGGTTCCCTCCGTAGGCGCGCGGCTGGCCCGGCTGACCTTCGCCCCCGAGCTGCTCCTCACGGACGGCGAGGCGACGATCGCCGGCCCGGACGGCGAGGCGGAGGGCTGGCTCCCCTACCGCAGGCACCTCACCCTGGTCACCGGCGGCCGGCGGCACGTGATGATGGGCGCGAGCCAGATCGACCGGTTCGGCAACCAGAACATTTCCTGCATCGGCGACTGGGAACAGCCCTCCCGCCAGCTCCTGGGAGTGCGCGGAGCACCGGTCAACACCCTGAACAACCCGGTGAGTTACTGGATTCCCCGGCACTCGCCCCGGGTCTTCGTCGAACGGGTCGACATGGTCTGCGGGGTCGGTCACGACCGGGCCGAGGCGGCGGGCCCCTCGGCGACGCGCTTCCACCGCATCCCCCGGGTCGTCAGCGATCTCGGGGTCTTCGACTTCGCGACCCCGGACCGTTCGATGCGGCTGGCCTCGCTCCACCCGGGCGTCACGGTGGACCAGGTGCGCGAGGCGACGGGCTTCGCCCTGACCGTCCCCGCCGACGTCCCGTACACGCGCGCCCCCTCCCCCGCCGAACTCGCCCTGATCCGCGAGGTCATCGACCCGTCGGGCACCCGTGACCGCGAGGTGCGGCCCTGA
- a CDS encoding DEAD/DEAH box helicase — MTRFERQDRTPRSRPARGRGQGATAQAPSGNRGGGARGKAPARRRATPPQGEFALPEMVTPALPAVEAFADLDMPAALLKTLAAQGVTEPFPIQGATLPNSLAGRDILGRGRTGSGKTLAFGLALLARTAGRRSEPRAPLAMVLVPTRELAQQVTDALTPYATAVNLRMATVVGGMSITKQSATLRRGAEVLVATPGRLKDLIERGDCRLDEVAITVLDEADQMADMGFMPQVVALLKQVEADGQRMLFSATLDKNIDRLVKMFLTDPVVHSVDPSAGAVTTMEHHVLHVLDETDKKAVATKIAAREGRVIMFVDTKRAADRFAKRLLASGVRAAALHGGRSQPQRNRTLDQFKNGQVTALVATNVAARGIHVDDLDLVVNVDPPTDHKDYLHRGGRTARAGESGSVVTLVLPEEKREMTRLMQDAGIAPRTTRVTSSDEELSRITGAREPSGVAIVVEVPQPTPPKQRTRSGGSGSAGSGGGAVRSGSRGRGRRGAGSGAGAGGASGGAGRSGGAAARSAAPARRRRAA; from the coding sequence ATGACTCGCTTCGAACGCCAGGACCGCACCCCCCGCTCCCGCCCGGCCCGTGGCCGCGGCCAGGGTGCGACCGCGCAGGCCCCCTCGGGCAACCGGGGCGGCGGCGCCCGTGGCAAGGCTCCGGCCCGCCGCCGGGCCACCCCGCCGCAGGGCGAGTTCGCCCTGCCGGAGATGGTGACCCCCGCACTGCCGGCCGTCGAGGCCTTCGCGGACCTCGACATGCCCGCCGCGCTGCTGAAGACCCTTGCCGCGCAGGGCGTCACCGAGCCGTTCCCGATCCAGGGCGCGACCCTGCCGAACTCGCTGGCCGGCCGGGACATCCTCGGCCGTGGCCGCACCGGCTCCGGCAAGACCCTCGCCTTCGGCCTGGCCCTGCTCGCCCGCACCGCCGGGCGCCGCAGCGAGCCGCGCGCCCCGCTGGCCATGGTCCTCGTCCCCACCCGTGAGCTGGCCCAGCAGGTCACCGACGCGCTGACCCCGTACGCCACCGCCGTGAACCTGCGGATGGCCACCGTCGTCGGCGGCATGTCCATCACCAAGCAGTCCGCCACCCTGCGGCGCGGCGCCGAGGTGCTCGTCGCCACCCCGGGCCGGCTCAAGGACCTCATCGAGCGCGGCGACTGCCGGCTGGACGAGGTCGCCATCACCGTCCTCGACGAGGCCGACCAGATGGCCGACATGGGCTTCATGCCGCAGGTCGTCGCCCTGCTCAAGCAGGTCGAGGCGGACGGGCAGCGGATGCTGTTCTCCGCGACCCTGGACAAGAACATCGACCGCCTCGTCAAGATGTTCCTCACCGACCCGGTCGTCCACTCCGTCGACCCGTCCGCCGGTGCGGTCACCACGATGGAGCACCACGTGCTCCACGTCCTGGACGAGACGGACAAGAAGGCCGTCGCCACGAAGATCGCCGCCCGTGAGGGCCGCGTGATCATGTTCGTGGACACCAAGCGCGCCGCCGACCGCTTCGCCAAGCGGCTGCTCGCCAGCGGTGTACGGGCGGCCGCCCTGCACGGCGGGCGCTCCCAGCCGCAGCGGAACCGGACCCTGGACCAGTTCAAGAACGGCCAGGTCACCGCGCTCGTCGCGACGAACGTGGCGGCCCGTGGCATCCACGTCGACGACCTCGACCTGGTCGTCAACGTGGACCCGCCCACCGACCACAAGGACTACCTCCACCGGGGCGGCCGTACGGCCCGCGCCGGTGAGTCCGGCAGCGTCGTCACGCTGGTGCTGCCCGAGGAGAAGCGGGAGATGACCCGGCTGATGCAGGACGCGGGCATCGCGCCGCGCACCACGCGGGTCACCTCCAGCGACGAGGAGCTGTCCCGGATCACGGGGGCACGTGAGCCGTCGGGCGTCGCGATCGTGGTCGAGGTCCCGCAGCCGACTCCGCCGAAGCAGCGGACGCGGTCGGGCGGTTCGGGTTCGGCCGGCTCCGGCGGGGGCGCGGTGCGCTCCGGGAGCCGGGGGCGGGGCCGGCGTGGGGCCGGGTCCGGTGCGGGTGCCGGTGGCGCGTCTGGTGGTGCGGGCCGCTCGGGTGGCGCGGCTGCGCGTTCTGCCGCTCCTGCGCGGCGGCGCCGGGCCGCGTAG
- a CDS encoding nitronate monooxygenase, with amino-acid sequence MRTALTDLVGVRHPIVQTGMGWVSGPRLVIATARAGALGILASATMTPGQLRSAVREVRSRTDAPFGVNLRADAGDARERVRIIVEEGVRVASFALAPSKELIAELKDAGVVVVPSVGARRHAEKVAAWGADAVIVQGGEGGGHTGDVATTVLLPQVVDAVDIPVIAAGGFHDGRGLVAALAYGAAGVAMGTRFLLTSDSTVPDAVKARYLAAGVRDITLTRAVDGLPHRMLRTEMVAELEGAGRLRSLYRALRRASGFRRVSGLSWPAMVRDGLALRHGKELTWSQVLLAANTPMLLRAAMVEGRADVGIMASGQVAALIEDLPSVGELVARIMAEAERTLAALGTEPSRPAAESGPPDAISSPSGA; translated from the coding sequence ATGCGTACGGCGCTCACGGACCTTGTCGGGGTCCGGCACCCGATCGTGCAGACGGGGATGGGATGGGTCTCCGGCCCCCGCCTGGTCATCGCGACCGCGCGGGCCGGGGCGCTCGGCATCCTGGCCTCGGCGACGATGACGCCGGGCCAACTGCGGTCCGCCGTACGGGAGGTGAGGTCGCGGACGGACGCCCCGTTCGGGGTGAACCTGCGGGCGGACGCCGGGGATGCGCGGGAGCGGGTGCGGATCATCGTCGAGGAGGGGGTACGGGTGGCGTCGTTCGCGCTCGCCCCGTCGAAGGAGCTCATCGCGGAGCTGAAGGACGCGGGCGTGGTGGTCGTCCCGTCGGTGGGGGCCCGGCGCCATGCGGAGAAGGTCGCGGCGTGGGGCGCGGACGCGGTGATCGTGCAGGGCGGCGAGGGCGGCGGTCACACGGGGGACGTGGCGACGACGGTGCTGCTGCCCCAGGTGGTGGACGCGGTGGACATCCCGGTGATCGCGGCGGGCGGCTTCCACGACGGGCGGGGGCTGGTGGCGGCGCTGGCGTACGGGGCGGCGGGCGTCGCGATGGGGACCAGGTTCCTGCTGACCTCGGACTCGACGGTGCCGGACGCGGTGAAGGCGCGGTATCTGGCGGCCGGGGTCAGGGACATCACCCTGACGAGGGCCGTGGACGGGCTCCCGCACCGGATGCTCCGTACGGAGATGGTGGCGGAGCTGGAGGGGGCGGGGCGGCTGCGTTCGCTGTACCGCGCACTGCGGCGGGCGTCCGGCTTCCGCCGGGTCTCCGGCCTGAGCTGGCCCGCGATGGTGCGGGACGGGCTGGCGCTGCGGCACGGCAAGGAGCTGACCTGGAGCCAGGTGCTGCTGGCGGCGAACACGCCGATGCTGCTGAGGGCGGCGATGGTGGAGGGCCGCGCGGATGTCGGCATCATGGCGTCGGGCCAGGTGGCGGCCCTGATCGAGGATTTGCCGAGCGTGGGGGAGCTGGTGGCCCGGATCATGGCGGAGGCGGAGCGGACCCTGGCGGCGCTGGGCACCGAACCCAGCCGACCCGCCGCCGAATCCGGCCCGCCCGACGCCATCTCCAGCCCGTCCGGCGCTTGA
- a CDS encoding IS5 family transposase (programmed frameshift), which translates to MRRHELSDAEWEFVRPLLPVSLRGRKRLDDRRVLNGIVWKFRTGTAWRDVPERYGPWATLHTRFRRWAADGTFDRMLRAAQAKADAAGDIEWLVSVDSTIVRAHQHGAGARKGGLRDPALGRSRGGLTSKIHLACDGRGRPLGFVVTGGNTNDCTRFTAVMEAIRVPRIGPGRPRTRPDHVLGDKGYSSKAIRAWLRRRGIPHTIPERADQVGNRARRGSRGGRPPAFDREAYKHRNVVERCFNRLKQWRGIATRYDKTAQSYEAAVTLASLLMWA; encoded by the exons ATACGTCGCCATGAACTGTCCGATGCTGAGTGGGAGTTCGTCCGGCCGTTGCTGCCCGTGTCGTTGCGGGGGCGGAAGCGGCTGGACGACCGCAGGGTCCTGAACGGGATCGTGTGGAAGTTCCGGACCGGGACGGCCTGGCGGGACGTGCCCGAGCGCTATGGTCCGTGGGCCACGCTGCATACCCGTTTCCGCAGGTGGGCGGCGGACGGAACGTTCGACCGAATGCTGCGGGCCGCCCAGGCGAAAGCGGACGCGGCGGGCGACATCGAGTGGCTGGTGTCGGTCGATTCCACGATCGTCCGGGCCCACCAGCATGGGGCGGGGGCTCGAAAAGGGG GGCTCCGCGACCCGGCCCTCGGGCGGTCCAGGGGCGGCCTGACCAGCAAGATTCATCTTGCCTGTGACGGCAGAGGCCGTCCGCTCGGCTTCGTCGTCACGGGCGGCAACACCAACGACTGCACCCGGTTCACCGCCGTGATGGAAGCGATCCGGGTGCCCCGGATCGGACCGGGGCGACCCCGCACCCGGCCCGATCACGTCCTGGGCGACAAGGGCTACAGCTCGAAAGCGATCCGCGCCTGGCTTCGCCGCCGCGGCATCCCTCACACGATTCCCGAGCGTGCCGACCAGGTCGGCAACCGGGCCAGGCGGGGCAGTCGCGGTGGCCGCCCGCCGGCCTTCGACCGCGAGGCCTACAAGCACCGCAACGTCGTGGAACGGTGCTTCAACCGCCTGAAGCAGTGGCGCGGCATCGCCACCCGCTACGACAAAACCGCCCAGTCCTACGAAGCGGCCGTCACGCTCGCGTCACTCCTGATGTGGGCGTGA
- a CDS encoding GNAT family N-acetyltransferase has product MAFRVRTPEAAPAFLETDRLVLRPFTEAEAPGLLVLDSDPEVMRYLNGGRPTTAEAIRERTLPRLLHDHPCTGTRGFWAAEERATGTFLGWFELRPVDDHDRTVVELGYRLNRASWGRGYATEGARALVDKGFTDLGAERVTANTMAVNAGSRRVMEKAGLTFLRAYTEEWPDAIEGSEHGEVEYELTRAVWEKRRA; this is encoded by the coding sequence CTGGCCTTCCGCGTCCGGACGCCGGAGGCAGCCCCGGCCTTCCTGGAGACCGACCGGCTCGTCCTGCGCCCGTTCACGGAGGCCGAGGCCCCCGGCCTGCTCGTCCTCGACAGCGATCCCGAGGTCATGCGGTACCTCAACGGCGGCCGCCCCACCACCGCCGAGGCCATCCGGGAGCGGACCCTGCCGAGGCTCCTCCACGACCACCCGTGCACCGGGACACGCGGGTTCTGGGCCGCCGAGGAGAGGGCCACCGGCACCTTCCTCGGCTGGTTCGAACTCCGGCCCGTCGACGACCACGACCGCACCGTCGTCGAACTCGGCTACCGGCTCAACAGGGCCTCCTGGGGCCGTGGTTACGCCACCGAGGGCGCGCGGGCCCTCGTGGACAAGGGGTTCACCGACCTCGGGGCCGAGCGCGTCACCGCCAACACCATGGCCGTCAACGCGGGCTCCCGGCGGGTGATGGAGAAGGCGGGGCTGACCTTCCTCCGCGCCTACACCGAGGAGTGGCCGGACGCCATCGAGGGCTCGGAACACGGGGAGGTGGAGTACGAACTCACCCGGGCGGTATGGGAGAAGCGCCGGGCGTAG